A stretch of Blautia liquoris DNA encodes these proteins:
- a CDS encoding sugar ABC transporter substrate-binding protein, with amino-acid sequence MKKKFLGLVLGLAVSVTLGGCGNKDALSSSGNAPSNSPQGSASEKGELTLLMTNDWLDKSKPIGSEFTKVIQQYQEENPGVKIKLQSASAQDIKENFQTAALAGGGPDIVIMDNSGHAIDLAAMGLLEPLSKHDSAEKLTSRYQEGPLNSGKFNGEYYSVPWYMDCCGLYYNADRLKELNLEVPTTWDELSTALDTVLEAGYGGITTYQSAYAFYSFFYQNDCPVIDTSKEMPKVVVDNQAGKEAWNYVCDLVQKGALVESFKEATTWDKVYESFANGEATFLMGGDWCAPGIEGVNPDMNYGIAPMVSGKKQATILGGWTWNININSKNPDLAYDLISYLNSEKGDSILAAEGKISARKEFDYKKALEGKDQLKVFTEEFPYTEARPAIINEKAIDKIITNRILEVQYGKSDSEQSLKDLKKELDENIAENYK; translated from the coding sequence ATGAAAAAGAAGTTCTTAGGTTTGGTTCTGGGACTAGCTGTATCAGTAACTTTGGGAGGATGTGGAAATAAGGATGCTTTGTCATCCTCTGGAAATGCACCGTCTAATTCACCGCAAGGGTCTGCTTCAGAAAAAGGGGAACTTACTTTGCTAATGACAAACGACTGGCTTGATAAAAGTAAACCAATTGGTTCAGAATTTACGAAAGTTATACAACAATACCAAGAAGAGAACCCTGGTGTTAAGATTAAGTTACAATCGGCATCGGCTCAAGACATTAAAGAAAATTTTCAAACAGCTGCATTGGCCGGAGGGGGTCCGGATATTGTTATTATGGATAATTCTGGACATGCAATTGATCTGGCGGCAATGGGACTACTGGAACCTCTCAGTAAACATGATTCTGCAGAGAAACTTACTTCAAGATATCAGGAAGGACCATTGAATTCCGGAAAATTTAATGGAGAATATTATTCTGTTCCATGGTATATGGACTGTTGTGGTCTATATTATAATGCTGATCGCTTGAAAGAGTTAAACTTGGAGGTACCTACAACCTGGGATGAGTTATCTACGGCATTAGATACAGTTTTGGAGGCCGGTTATGGAGGAATTACTACCTACCAAAGTGCATATGCTTTTTATTCTTTCTTTTACCAAAATGATTGCCCGGTAATCGATACAAGTAAAGAAATGCCAAAAGTTGTGGTTGATAATCAAGCCGGAAAAGAAGCTTGGAATTATGTCTGTGATCTTGTTCAAAAGGGTGCACTTGTCGAATCCTTTAAAGAAGCGACAACATGGGACAAAGTATATGAGAGTTTTGCGAATGGGGAAGCTACTTTTTTAATGGGTGGTGATTGGTGTGCTCCGGGAATTGAAGGAGTAAATCCGGATATGAATTATGGAATTGCACCTATGGTATCTGGAAAGAAACAGGCAACCATCCTTGGTGGTTGGACATGGAATATTAATATAAACAGTAAAAATCCTGATTTGGCATATGATTTGATCTCTTATTTAAATTCTGAAAAGGGTGATTCCATACTGGCGGCAGAAGGAAAAATTTCAGCTAGAAAAGAGTTTGACTATAAAAAAGCGCTGGAAGGTAAAGATCAGTTAAAAGTGTTTACTGAAGAATTTCCGTATACAGAGGCAAGACCGGCAATTATCAATGAAAAAGCAATTGATAAGATAATAACGAATAGGATATTAGAAGTTCAGTATGGAAAATCGGATTCCGAACAATCCTTAAAGGACTTAAAAAAAGAACTTGATGAAAATATAGCTGAGAATTATAAATAG
- a CDS encoding carbohydrate ABC transporter permease codes for MKRKRRIKRSLELKKNLPGYLLTAPAVISVLALSIYPLCRGIYLSFVKYNLVKPWDKSFNKFVGLENYREIFNNKIFIQSLGTTVKWTVINLGTQLIVALLLALALNRKIKGRAVFRTLILVPWAIPAAISAMTFTFLFNANVGIINIIAVKIGLLAESVSWLGNVGSAFWCVILVSIWKGIPFQMIFILAALQGISGDVYESASIDGAGRWQSFWRITLPIIKEPLAISTILNLIGIVSDFNTIWLMTEGGPLYSTETIYTFGYREAFINHNFGTGAAASVILFIFMALFSFIYLRMVREED; via the coding sequence TTGAAAAGAAAGAGGAGAATTAAAAGAAGCCTTGAACTAAAAAAGAATTTACCAGGCTACCTGTTGACTGCTCCGGCTGTTATAAGTGTTCTGGCTTTAAGTATATATCCGTTATGTAGAGGAATTTATCTTAGCTTCGTGAAGTATAACCTGGTAAAGCCATGGGATAAAAGCTTTAATAAATTTGTTGGTCTGGAGAATTATAGGGAAATATTCAATAATAAAATTTTTATTCAGTCTTTGGGAACCACTGTAAAATGGACTGTGATTAACCTTGGTACACAGTTAATCGTGGCGCTACTATTAGCCTTGGCGCTTAATAGAAAGATAAAAGGACGCGCAGTGTTCCGGACCTTGATTCTAGTTCCATGGGCAATCCCGGCAGCTATTTCTGCCATGACATTTACTTTCCTATTTAATGCCAATGTTGGTATCATCAATATTATTGCTGTGAAGATAGGACTCTTAGCCGAATCGGTATCATGGCTGGGAAATGTTGGGTCAGCATTTTGGTGCGTAATACTCGTATCTATTTGGAAAGGAATTCCTTTTCAGATGATATTTATTCTAGCTGCTCTTCAGGGGATTTCCGGAGATGTATATGAGAGTGCAAGTATAGACGGAGCTGGCCGCTGGCAAAGTTTTTGGCGTATTACGCTGCCTATAATTAAAGAGCCGCTTGCTATTTCAACTATTTTGAATTTAATCGGAATTGTATCGGACTTCAACACAATATGGTTGATGACAGAGGGAGGACCACTTTACAGTACTGAAACTATCTACACTTTTGGTTATCGAGAAGCTTTTATTAATCATAACTTTGGTACTGGAGCGGCGGCATCGGTAATACTGTTTATATTTATGGCTCTTTTTTCTTTCATTTATCTTAGAATGGTAAGAGAAGAGGATTAG
- a CDS encoding sensor histidine kinase: MRNKSIRTQMIVYLGGFIILPLCVGLMILNIYLQRTIYESKINQQQTLLLQIKENAEQVIEVSNYVSSMMMTNRDVLDDLREIKEENDGFEGYQARENISAKIQEIESSTLNAVGGKIAILTDSGYLVGSYNISKSSENYKKCEWYQQAICNGREPIYSSCISKAFEEMRVISIQNQNALYSARSIRDYSGRQLGVVLIRLSDSNIWGRFTDLMYQSDDNSLYLYNNENKVQLVYNQGIENVSDILDKILNRFKKGETSGSVSGDLYFNIIKLENSNNFLVYTAPNEVIFAESDLVNNRIMKMILLLIPLTIIILIHLSKKLSDPIRNVAMQIEDSENVVHDINIPKRTFLEINIFIRSYNNASKRVKELLEKVKEESRMKEKAHYEMLMSQISPHFIFNTVNSIRIMSRERNEKDTERALTALGNILHAVYSNKDGMTTVGREVSIVLSYVEIMQFRFGDSFQYYDVLPSNLYFYEIPAFTLQPILENAILHGVKGMKGGQIILSGIEYENDFMISIFNNGNSADKEKIDQILTTPTRNKSAFTGIGLSNVNARLKMLYGDQYGLIFNEKVTNGFEIWIRVPKGKGRRSLI, from the coding sequence ATGCGTAACAAAAGTATACGTACACAGATGATCGTTTATTTGGGGGGATTTATTATCCTCCCTCTTTGCGTTGGGTTGATGATTTTAAATATCTATCTTCAGAGAACTATTTATGAAAGTAAAATAAATCAACAGCAAACCCTGTTGTTACAAATAAAGGAAAATGCTGAGCAGGTGATTGAGGTATCAAATTATGTTTCCAGCATGATGATGACCAATCGGGATGTTTTAGATGATCTGCGTGAAATCAAGGAAGAAAATGATGGATTTGAGGGTTACCAGGCGAGAGAAAATATCTCTGCCAAAATTCAGGAAATAGAAAGCAGTACATTAAATGCTGTTGGCGGGAAAATAGCAATACTTACTGATTCAGGATATTTAGTTGGGTCGTATAATATTAGTAAATCCTCAGAAAATTATAAAAAATGCGAGTGGTATCAGCAGGCCATATGTAATGGAAGAGAGCCGATTTATTCTTCCTGTATTTCTAAAGCTTTTGAGGAGATGAGGGTTATAAGCATTCAGAATCAAAATGCCTTATATAGTGCCAGGAGCATCCGGGATTATTCTGGGAGGCAATTGGGGGTTGTATTAATTCGTTTATCGGACTCGAATATCTGGGGAAGATTTACTGATCTAATGTATCAATCAGACGATAATTCTTTATATCTTTATAACAATGAAAACAAAGTTCAATTAGTTTATAATCAAGGAATAGAAAATGTCAGTGATATACTTGATAAAATACTTAATAGATTTAAAAAAGGTGAGACTAGCGGATCTGTTTCGGGGGATCTTTATTTTAATATTATCAAGCTGGAAAATTCAAATAATTTTCTGGTTTATACCGCTCCTAATGAGGTGATCTTTGCTGAAAGCGACTTAGTTAATAATAGAATTATGAAGATGATCTTACTTTTGATCCCGTTGACAATTATAATTTTAATTCATTTATCAAAAAAATTATCAGACCCAATCAGAAACGTTGCTATGCAAATCGAAGATTCTGAAAATGTCGTTCATGATATTAATATTCCAAAACGCACTTTTCTCGAAATAAATATATTTATACGAAGTTATAATAATGCCTCCAAAAGGGTCAAGGAACTACTTGAAAAAGTGAAGGAGGAAAGCAGAATGAAAGAGAAAGCTCATTATGAAATGCTGATGTCTCAAATCTCACCGCATTTTATTTTTAATACGGTTAATTCTATTCGAATTATGTCAAGGGAAAGAAATGAAAAAGATACGGAAAGAGCATTGACAGCGCTGGGAAATATTTTACATGCGGTTTATTCTAATAAGGATGGGATGACAACTGTAGGAAGAGAAGTTTCTATTGTTCTCTCTTATGTTGAAATTATGCAGTTCAGATTTGGGGACAGTTTTCAGTATTATGATGTTTTACCAAGCAATCTCTATTTTTATGAAATCCCTGCTTTTACACTTCAGCCAATATTAGAGAATGCAATATTACATGGTGTGAAGGGCATGAAAGGCGGACAGATTATCCTGTCTGGAATAGAATATGAAAATGATTTTATGATTTCTATTTTTAACAATGGAAACTCTGCTGACAAAGAAAAAATAGATCAGATATTAACGACTCCTACTAGAAATAAAAGCGCTTTTACCGGAATTGGATTGTCAAATGTAAATGCACGCCTTAAAATGTTATATGGAGATCAGTATGGATTGATTTTCAATGAAAAGGTTACAAATGGGTTTGAGATATGGATTCGAGTTCCGAAAGGAAAGGGAAGGAGATCATTAATATGA
- a CDS encoding response regulator — protein MKVLIVEDEILSRIGLRQLIDWESLGLELLEDAKDGEEALRTIDSECPEIILLDLNIPKVDGMQILKQMNNYHYEHRVIIISCNEEFDKVKDALKLGAYDYLRKLNLSQGELLLSLKKCIKELVHNDSEEEREGAVVTKIKYEDLLNEGKHIFSINCSYKLLLFVQLQIEDNFIGNSLELKSEEFLSSNQVDAVIIQKDSQSCFFLFPVIYGNLFMERWRRFLEDLFHVNVYMGYVDHVINDTQKLFDNLVLVEQIHALCYYDDRKFLWRLTGKLNISEHSPKGMIDLINNLRKEVDEFKQKESSTCIHDVFSLIRDTHYTSVNVLRRIFMDILGIFSITAQNIDGAIEEIYVNGDNCHYQKIMMMNSLSKIEEWLLDFEDEFFKYFFVQYKCSHSDILKRAFDYIHEHLYQQIQLSDAAKNIGVSAAYLSTIFKKEIGQNFIEYTNIKKIETSKELLKKGEMVYEVSDALGFENSTYFSKVFKKYEGVSPDMYRRTGKQTEKITR, from the coding sequence ATGAAGGTTTTGATTGTAGAAGATGAAATTTTATCACGGATAGGTCTTAGGCAGTTAATAGATTGGGAGTCACTTGGATTAGAATTATTAGAGGATGCTAAGGATGGAGAAGAAGCATTGAGGACGATTGACAGTGAATGCCCGGAAATTATACTATTGGACCTGAATATTCCTAAAGTTGATGGCATGCAAATATTAAAGCAGATGAATAACTACCATTATGAACATCGTGTTATAATTATTAGCTGTAATGAGGAATTTGATAAAGTAAAAGATGCTTTGAAATTAGGCGCATATGATTATTTGAGAAAACTGAATCTCTCTCAAGGTGAGTTGCTATTATCATTAAAGAAATGTATCAAGGAATTAGTACATAATGACTCAGAAGAGGAAAGAGAGGGAGCTGTTGTTACTAAAATTAAGTATGAGGACTTGTTGAATGAGGGTAAGCATATATTTTCAATCAATTGCTCTTATAAGCTACTGTTATTTGTACAATTACAAATAGAGGATAACTTCATAGGTAATAGTTTAGAACTGAAATCTGAAGAGTTTTTGAGTAGCAATCAGGTTGATGCTGTGATTATTCAAAAAGACTCTCAAAGTTGTTTCTTTTTATTTCCTGTTATATATGGGAATTTATTTATGGAGCGATGGCGTCGTTTCCTGGAGGATTTGTTTCATGTTAATGTTTATATGGGGTATGTCGATCATGTAATCAATGATACTCAGAAATTATTTGATAACCTGGTTCTTGTTGAGCAGATTCATGCTCTTTGTTATTATGATGATAGAAAATTCCTATGGAGACTTACTGGTAAATTGAATATAAGCGAGCATAGCCCAAAAGGGATGATAGATTTGATTAATAATCTTAGAAAAGAAGTCGATGAGTTCAAACAAAAAGAAAGCAGTACTTGTATTCATGATGTCTTTTCGCTAATAAGAGATACACACTATACCAGTGTCAATGTCCTTCGGCGTATCTTTATGGATATACTTGGAATCTTTTCTATTACGGCACAGAATATAGACGGTGCGATTGAAGAGATTTATGTTAATGGAGATAATTGTCACTATCAAAAGATAATGATGATGAATAGCTTATCAAAAATTGAAGAATGGCTTCTAGACTTCGAAGATGAATTTTTCAAGTATTTTTTTGTTCAATATAAATGTTCTCATTCTGATATTTTAAAGAGGGCGTTTGATTATATACATGAGCATTTATATCAGCAGATACAACTTTCAGATGCTGCAAAAAATATTGGGGTATCGGCGGCTTATTTAAGTACTATATTTAAGAAAGAAATTGGACAGAATTTTATTGAGTATACCAATATAAAGAAAATTGAAACATCTAAGGAACTTTTAAAGAAGGGGGAGATGGTATACGAAGTATCAGATGCACTTGGATTTGAGAACAGTACTTATTTTTCAAAAGTTTTTAAGAAATATGAAGGGGTATCGCCTGATATGTATCGTAGAACTGGTAAGCAAACAGAGAAAATTACAAGGTAA
- a CDS encoding carbohydrate ABC transporter permease → MTKSNSEKTISAAAYIFLIIMVVISIFPFSYVLMTAFKTSEQIYDPGQIIPTHITLRNFNQVIFKSNFIRYFLNSIFITLVTMGICMILSVMAAYGFTRYYIVGGEHIKMVILMTKMFPGILLCIPYYVIMKQLNLIDSYLGLILMYCSFTLPFAIWNTCAFFKTIPWELEEAARIDGCSRLRSFFSVIFYVAKPGLFVTSLFCFMSSWDEYMYASIFINTTLKKTIQVGMKDFIGQYSIDWGLLMAAVIISLIPILIFFAFVQNNLVEGLSSGAVKG, encoded by the coding sequence ATGACAAAATCTAATAGCGAAAAAACCATTTCCGCAGCTGCTTATATTTTCTTAATTATCATGGTAGTGATATCGATATTTCCATTTAGTTATGTGTTAATGACTGCATTTAAGACTTCAGAGCAGATTTATGATCCAGGTCAGATTATTCCTACTCATATTACTCTTCGTAATTTTAACCAAGTAATTTTTAAATCAAATTTTATACGTTATTTTTTAAATAGTATATTTATCACGTTAGTTACCATGGGAATTTGCATGATATTGTCTGTCATGGCTGCGTATGGATTTACAAGATATTATATCGTCGGAGGAGAACATATCAAGATGGTAATCCTTATGACTAAAATGTTTCCCGGAATTTTACTCTGCATTCCTTATTATGTTATAATGAAACAATTGAATCTTATAGACAGCTATTTAGGACTGATATTAATGTATTGTTCTTTCACACTTCCTTTTGCAATATGGAATACGTGTGCTTTTTTTAAGACAATACCCTGGGAACTAGAAGAGGCAGCGAGGATAGATGGATGTAGCAGGCTGCGATCCTTTTTTTCAGTAATATTTTATGTAGCAAAACCTGGATTATTTGTTACTTCGCTGTTTTGTTTTATGTCATCATGGGATGAATATATGTATGCGTCAATATTTATTAATACAACACTGAAAAAGACAATTCAAGTGGGGATGAAAGACTTTATAGGACAATACTCAATAGACTGGGGATTGCTTATGGCAGCAGTAATCATTAGCTTGATCCCGATTTTAATATTCTTTGCATTTGTGCAAAATAATCTAGTTGAAGGTCTATCGTCAGGTGCTGTTAAGGGGTGA